Part of the Desulfobulbaceae bacterium genome is shown below.
CGTGATTTGGCAGTCGAAAATAAAATTAAGGTGGAGCCAGAAGAGGTCTTTCTTTGTGGACTCTTCTATAATTTGGGCAAGATTATCCTGTGTCTTTATCTGCCTGTGAGTTATCGGGACATAGAGTTGAAGATCGAGACCGGGATGTCGGAAGAGTTGGCCTGTCGGGAAGTCTTGGCTGGTCTTACGTTTCGAGAGATAGGCATTGAGGTCGCCAAATTTTGGAACCTGCCAGATTTACTTCTTATGGTATTGGAGAAGGGAGGGAGAAGCTACGCTCATCCGCCACTAGATTTCTCAAACCATTATCTTGCCAGTCTGATCCATTTTGCTAACGTCTTCGTTGAATCCCTATGCGACGGATTTGATTTAGACTCATTATTTCAGCAATATGGAGTAATATTGTCTGTTGGGATCAATGAAACGCTGATTTCGATCAAACGGAGTGTTGATGAAGCGGAAATAACCTCAACCTTACTCCGCTCAGGAGTGACAAAACTCAAAATCCAGACTAAAATTCGGTTTCTGATGATTAATCTCAGGAACGGGCTCTTGAATTCCGACATTCCACAGGGCCAGGAGGGTGTGACTGAACGGACTGGGCAACGGAATGATACACTGAGAGCATTCCTTTCTTCTTTGCAGGATCAAGAGAAATACCGACCGAACAAGACAGTACATCATTTTATT
Proteins encoded:
- a CDS encoding HDOD domain-containing protein; the protein is RDLAVENKIKVEPEEVFLCGLFYNLGKIILCLYLPVSYRDIELKIETGMSEELACREVLAGLTFREIGIEVAKFWNLPDLLLMVLEKGGRSYAHPPLDFSNHYLASLIHFANVFVESLCDGFDLDSLFQQYGVILSVGINETLISIKRSVDEAEITSTLLRSGVTKLKIQTKIRFLMINLRNGLLNSDIPQGQEGVTERTGQRNDTLRAFLSSLQDQEKYRPNKTVHHFIEDLNLLVKKNFSINEFYRLLLEAFHQGMGFDRAVLATVNTFSANVSLVGRLGAGDIDHEGVKLFEQPLDSESNCPMSTAMVSGKDVIIPATKSWSFSRRLQHLVKDRTVYLFPIVIEGKGVSMIYLDRKAEQPLFNNEMIKTVRQLRELAVSAIIKIRAVS